One Campylobacter sputorum subsp. sputorum DNA segment encodes these proteins:
- a CDS encoding nitroreductase family protein, whose protein sequence is MTIDEIIQQRYSCRVFEKRKIDDKLINEILDLTRLSPSSLGLEPWHFMVVSKQDDILELGKIAKDQEHVKNSSHIIAIVSRNDIKQKDEYLQNIIARKQQDKEKFKKVLDIFGQRFHTMSKEEINHYSALQCYLACANLVNIAYSKGVQSCIIGGFDVKKANEFFKFNDTFNTVLLIALGYGSPTSDKPKLRKNLNEVVTWI, encoded by the coding sequence ATGACTATAGATGAAATCATTCAACAAAGATATTCTTGTAGAGTTTTTGAAAAAAGAAAAATAGACGATAAGCTAATAAACGAAATTTTAGATCTTACAAGACTATCTCCAAGCTCTCTTGGTTTAGAGCCGTGGCATTTTATGGTAGTTAGCAAACAAGATGATATACTTGAGCTAGGAAAAATCGCAAAAGATCAAGAGCATGTGAAAAATTCCTCCCATATCATTGCAATAGTTTCAAGAAACGATATTAAGCAAAAAGATGAGTATTTGCAAAATATAATAGCTAGAAAACAGCAAGATAAAGAAAAATTTAAAAAAGTTTTGGATATTTTTGGACAAAGATTTCATACTATGAGCAAAGAAGAGATAAATCATTACTCAGCACTTCAATGCTATTTAGCTTGTGCAAATTTAGTAAATATCGCTTATTCTAAAGGCGTTCAAAGTTGCATTATAGGCGGATTTGATGTCAAAAAAGCAAATGAGTTTTTTAAATTTAACGATACTTTTAACACTGTTTTATTAATTGCCCTTGGATACGGTAGCCCAACAAGCGATAAACCAAAACTAAGAAAAAATCTAAACGAAGTTGTAACTTGGATTTAA